In one window of Pristiophorus japonicus isolate sPriJap1 chromosome 9, sPriJap1.hap1, whole genome shotgun sequence DNA:
- the LOC139272852 gene encoding glutathione S-transferase P-like, whose amino-acid sequence MPGYTITYFQVRGRCSAMRMLLADQGQTWKEEVVTMDEWSKGTLKKSCVFGQLPKFQDGDFVLVQSNAILRHLGRKHGLYGKDDKEAALIDMVNDGVEDLRMKYVMLIYKDYVSRPQQRTFYGAGDGIHGADEFAFF is encoded by the exons A TGCCGGGTTATACCATCACCTACTTCCAAGTCCGAG GGCGCTGCTCGGCGATGAGAATGCTGCTGGCCGACCAAGGGCAGACCTGGAAGGAGGAGGTGGTAACCATGGATGAGTGGAGCAAGGGGACCTTGAAGAAATCGTGT GTTTTCGGTCAACTGCCCAAATTTCAAGATGGCGACTTTGTCCTCGTCCAGTCCAATGCCATCCTCCGGCATCTGGGCCGTAAGCATG GCTTGTACGGGAAGGATGATAAAGAGGCTGCGCTGATCGACATGGTCAATGACGGAGTGGAAGATCTGCGCATGAAGTACGTGATGCTGATCTACAAAGATTACGTGAGTCGCCCTCAACAACGGACGTTTTATGGGGCGGGAGATGGAATACACGGGGCTGATGAATTTGCGTTTTTTTAA